The Flammeovirga pectinis genomic interval ATATTGTATTAAGTTTGTTACAAAATTTGTATGTAAGAAAAGTTAGCGTGCAATTTTTCTTACAATGCACAAAATTACAATTTCAAATGAATGTAACAAGTTGATTTTACTCACACTTTGATGATTTTTCACATCATTTCATAATGAAATTCCATTTTAAGGCAGAAAACGCAACAAATAAAATAGCCATGTCCCTATTTTAAAATAAGAACATGACTATCAGATCTTTATAATTGTACTTTCTACAGATATTATAAATTAAAATGGATACCTATTTGAGCACCACTTCCAATAATTGCTTGTAGACCAATTTTCTCATTGATATGGTATTTTCCGCCAATACCAATACCCCACCAAAGTGCATTAGGTGCTCCAATGTTAAACCCAATATCACCACTCGCAAAAACATCCCATTTTTGATGCGTGATATTTAATACTCTATCAGCATACCATCTAAATCTTGCACCAACAGCTAAAGAATTGTTTTTATCATCATGATTTTGCCATGATTGGTAGGCTAATGAAGCACCAACAGTAAAATCCTGACCAAGTTGTGCAATTTCATAATCTGCTTGTACACCAAGGGTATTATTACTAAAACCAGATGTAAATCCGATATTTAATGTACCAGGGCCACTAAAATTAGCTCCTCCGCTTTGTTTTGATTGTGAATCTTGCGCTGTAACAGTTAGTGATATTAAAACCATTGCGGCTAATACCAGTAAATTTTTGAATAAATTCATAACAGTAATTAGGTTTAAAATACAGTAATTAATGGCAGTCTCCTGCCTCTTGTTTTTGTTAGCGCAATGTTATGAAGAAAAATGAGGTGATTACGCATCTAAAACTTGCCTTATCCCTTTATTTATCAAAAATTTAGACAACAGGTTTGAATATTAATCCTTTTAAACAATACAAAATGTATGACATAAAAAAAACGACACCTAAATGTCGTTTTCCTTGTTTTTATATTTTATAAGAATGCATATCGCTCTACATCATCCTTTGTAATTTCTGTAGGACTCATAATTGTAAGTCTTTCTACAACATTACGTAATTCTCTAATGTTTCCTGTCCAAGCTGGCTCTTTCATTTTATCAAGAGCACCATTAGTAATCTTTGTTTCCGGACGCCCATATTCACCGGCAATATCTTTAAGAAATTTCTTAATTAATAAAGGTATATCTTCTTTACGTTCTGCTAAAGAAGGTACTCTTATTACTATTACACTTAACCTATGGTATAAATCTTCTCTAAATTCACCAGATTTAATCATGGCTTTAAGGTCTTTATTTGTTGCCGCTACAACTCTAACATTAACCTTAATTTCTTTATCACCACCTACTCTAGTAATTCTATTCTCTTGTAAAGCACGCAAAACTTTTGCTTGTGCAGATAGGCTCATATCGCCAATTTCATCCAAGAACAACGTCCCGTCATTGGCTTGTTCAAATTTACCTATACGTTGCTTAATTGCAGAAGTAAAAGAACCTTTTTCATGCCCAAATAACTCACTTTCAATTAATTCAGAAGGGATTGCAGCACAATTCACTTCAACAAGTTGTTGTTTAGATCTAGGGCTTTTACCGTGTAACCAACGTGCAACTAATTCTTTACCTGCACCATTTGGTCCAGTTACTAAAACTCTTGCTTCTGTAGGGGCTACTTTTTCTATCGTTTCTTTCATTTGTAAAACAGGCTCTGTTTCACCAATGATATCATATTTTTTAGCAACCTGTTTCTTCAGTACTTTAGTTTCTTGCACTAAAGAAGATTTATCTAAAGCATTTCTTACCGCTAAAAGTAATCTATTTAAATCTGGTGGTTTAGAAATAAAATCAAAAGCTCCTTTTTTTGTAGCATCTACAGCAATATCAATATTAGCATGTGCAGAAATCATAATAAATTGAGGAGCTTTCCCCATTTCCATTGCCTTTGTAAGAACTTCAATACCATCTTTTTTAGGCATTTTCACATCACACAAAGCAACGTCATAATTATTTACAACGAGTTTCTCCAGTGCTTCTTCTCCATCTTTCGCTTCATCTACCTCATATTCTTCGAATTCTAAAATTTCTCGAAGGGTATAACGTATACTTTTCTCGTCGTCAATAATAAGAATTTTCTTAGCCATTTGTATAGTATAATATTGTTTCTTAAAAAATTACCAAGCTACTTCAACGCAATATTCACTGCCCTGACATTCACCAAACTCAAATTCCATTTCTGCATTAGCAAAATGTTTGGTTACCACTTCCATTAATTTTGCTACTTCTAAAGCTTCTAAAGCTTTCATTCCAATTGGGGTTAGAATAGCAACTTCTAAAGTTTGAGATGAGGCAGCTTTCTTAAAATACAAACATTGTTTTTCTGTCTCTTTTAATAAGCTGTCTAAATCAGAGCCGGCTGCCGTAAAATTTCTCCTCATCTTAATGTTTCGTTAAAAAGTTTTTTTATACTGATAATATTCATCAAATATACACTTCTATTCATATTTTTCTAAATAATATTATCCATTTAAAACTCCATCTACTCATCTGTTTTTTGATTTATTCAATTACATAATATCTTTTAATCGTAGAATTGACTATTTTGGAAACAGAATAAAATTTTATTCGATTACTTATACAACTAACATGAAAAAGACATACAAAAAACTTCTTCACCTCTATTCCAGAGCTGGTTTTGGACTAGACAAGAAGAATGCCGACCAACTTATAACTAATAAAGACTGGGTGAGTACTTTGGTTTATCCTAAAGAAATTAAGGACTTAACTTATAACTTACCAAAAAAGCCAGATGCCCCATTATATAAAATGGAAGCCGATGACCGCATGTCAATGAGAAAGCAAATGCGTCAATTCTCTAGAGAAATCAACATCAAATGGTTAGATGAAATGGCACATGGAGACAATGCATTAGTCGAAAAAATGACACTCTTTTGGCATGGACATTTTGCTTGTAGAATTACTGATCCGTATAAAGCATTACAGTACACTAATATCCTCAGAAAAAATGGATTAGGTGATTTTAAGAAACTAATAATGGAGGTTTCTAAATCTTCTGCAATGATAGATTATCTTCACTTAAAACAGAACAAAAAGAAAAAACCTAACGAAGATTTTGCTCGTGAATTATGTGAGCTTTTCACTCTCGGAAGAGATACTGTTTATACTGAAAATGATGTAAAAGAAATTGCTCGATCTTTTACAGGATGGAATTACAAACAAAAAACATTAGAATATCGTTTTATTCCTAAACAACATGACAGTGGAGAAAAAACAATCTTTAATAAAACAGGCAATTTTGAAGGTGAAGATGTAATTAACATGATTACATCTCATGAAGAGTGTTCAAAATATATTAGTACTAAACTCTATGCCTATTTTGTAAATCCTGTTCCTAATGAAAAACATATTGATTTAATAGCAGAGAAATTTTACACATCAGATTATGATATAGCAGCAACTATGTCATTTATTTTTAATGCTAATTGGTTTTATGCTGATGAAAATATTGGTACTAAAATCAAAAGCCCAATAGAATTACTTGTCTCATTAAAGAAAAGTTTTGATTTAAACCCTGTAAATGAACAAAGTTGGATTATAATTCAGAGAAATTTAGATCAAGAATTATTCAACCCTCCAAACGTAGCAGGTTGGCCTGGTGATCGAGATTGGATTGATAGTTCGAGACTTGCAATGCGACTTAGATTGCCATCTATTCTTTTAAATAATGGTGATATTCCTATAGCGTACAAAGAAAATTACGATGAAGACCCGAATGACAATCGTAATAAAAAACAGATGAAATACTTACGCAAATTTAAATGTTCAATTGATTGGACTTTAGTTGAAGATGCACATCAAGAAGATATTAAGAAGTGTACATTAGAAGAACTATTAATCAGAGGTAAGCTTTCTAATAATGCTCAAAATTATCTTAAAGCAAATGCTTATGATGGTTTCAAAGAACGTGTGATTCAAATTATTTCATTACCAGAATATCAACTTTGCTAAATTAGGAAAACATGAAAAGAAGATCATTTTTAAAAAAATCGTCTCTATTAACTGCGGGTACACTTTTTACTCCTTTATTTTTACAACAAACTTTAGGGCAAATACAGGAAGAGTATAAAGGAAAAAAAATTGTAATTATCCAATTTTCTGGTGGTAACGATGGCTTGAATACCGTTATTCCTTATTTAGATGATAATTATTACAAGGCACGACCTAGCATTGCAATACAAAAAGAAGACTTAATTCAATTAGATAATAACTTAGGAATAAATGGTCAGATGAAAGGTTTTGCAGATCTTTTTCATAAAGGCTATGTATCTGTAATTAATAATGTCGGCTACCCAAACCCTAATAGATCGCACTTTAGAAGTATGGATATATGGCATACGGCAAGTGATGCAAACCAATATCTTAATACAGGTTGGCTTGGGAGATATATGGATGCTCATTGCTCTAAACCTAGAGAAGGTATTGAACTAGATAATACTTTATCTCTAGCAATGAAAGGTAGCCAGATTAAAGGTATTGCAGTAGACAACCCTTATACGTTTTACAACACTTTAAAAGTTGGTCAGTTTGATACTCTTGCTTCTGGAGAAGCAGAAAACTTAAACGAAGATAACCAAGGGTATTTATATAAAACACTTACAGAGGCTAATCAATCTGCCGAATATATATTTGAACACAGCAAAGTTTATAAATCAAAAACTACTTTTCCTGATACAGCTCTAGGTAAAAACTTAAAAAGTATTGCAGAGCTGATTCAATCAGGAATGGACTCAAAAGTATATTACGCCTCATTAGGCGGGTTTGACACACATGCAGGTCAAATACCTCAACAGAGTAAATTACTAAAGCAATATTCTGAGGGTGTTTCTGCTTTTGTTGAAGAGCTTGAAAAAACAGATCACTTTAAAGATACTGTGATTATGACTTTTTCAGAATTTGGAAGAAGAGTAAAACAAAATGCTAGTAAAGGTACTGACCATGGGGCTGCCAACAATGTATTTATCATTGGTAAAAACCTTAAAAAAGAAGGTATAATAAACGAAAATCCTGATTTAGTAAATCTAAATAGAGGAGACCTTATACATTCAGTTGACTTTAGAAGTATATACGCAGACCTGTTAAACAACTGGCTGAATGTTAGTAGTTCGGAAATTATGTCAAAAAACATTAATGAACTGTCATTAATCTAGTAGTTAATTGCTTGAATAACATATTATTACTTATTTGCAATTAATTACTAACAACCTACACAAAGTAGGACCACTTGAACATAATATGCTGAGCAAATTTCAAACTTTCATCCTAATTTTTGTGACTAATATATTTTTTATAAGTTGTCAAACAATTGATATAAAGGATGATGAAAAAATAGTTATTGATCACAAAAGCAATAATATCCCTATCTTCTTCCCTAACCTCAAAGAAAGGTTTGGAGAAGATGCTGTAGATATCAAAAAAGTTGATGTTAAGAGCAATGATAAGGGAATTACAGTAAACGCTACAGTTTTACTAGAAAACGGAGATATAGAAAAAAGAACAATAAATCTTAGTCCAGAAGATATGGAAAAAGTAGTAAATAGATTAACTACTTCACAAAATTTCGAATGGGCTGGTAATATTGATGGAAATATCAATATTGAGCTATCCGAAGATAACGGTAGACAACATAGAGTTATTAAATACGAAAAATCTGTAGATGGAACTTCATTACCTAGTGATGATAATTTATACAGAGATGAAATAGAAGATGCGATCCAAAAAGATTATCATCAATCTATTAAAACTATTAATAACATGAATGTTGAAATTAATAGCGATTTGACAAAAATTACTGCTGATGTAACACTAGATAATGGAGAAACAATAAAGCAGGTAATTAATAGATCTACAGATCATGAACTTCATGATGATGATGAAATAAAAGTCAAAATGATCATGATAGAAGATAAATAAAAATATCTTCTACAAAAAAGGTGATACTTAAATGTATCACCTTTTTTTTATGGATTAGAGTTTTGAATCTAGTCTTTCTTACCTCTATACATTTCGTATTTAGCAAGCCTACATTCTATTGCTCCATTATATAATTCTATACGTTTACTAGGTCTAAGCCCTACAAATTTTAACGCTTGCATGTTTCCACTAAATATCCAGGCATCATACCCAGAAAAATCTTGCTTCAACTTATCGCCCATTTGTTTGTAAAGTTCTTCAATATCCTTACCAATACGCTCCCCATAAGGTGGGTTACATACAATAATTCCATTTTCTCCAATTGGCTTACGGTCAAAGAAACTATTTTTAGAAATTCGTAAATCTTCATCTAAACCAGAACGCTCTGCATTAGCAAAAGAAATATCTATAGCTTCTCTCTCAATATCAGAACCAACAATTGGAACTTCTATTTCTACCACTGCTCTTTTTGCTTCTCTAAGTACTTGGTTCCATAATTTACGGTCATATTGTTTCCAATTCATGAATGCAAATTTTCTTTTAACACCAGGTGCTGTATTACTAGCAATCATTGCAGCCTCTATAAGTAATGTTCCAGAACCACACATAGGATCTAAGAAAGGACGTTCACCTTTCCAACCCGTCAACATAATGATTCCTGCAGCTAAAACTTCATTTAAAGGTGCCTGACGTTGTTCAGATCTATACCCTCTTCTATGTAAAGATTCTCCAGAACTATCTAAAGATAAAATACATTCTCTTTGAGAAATATGGATATGAACTTGAATATCGGGTTCGCTGACATCTACATTAGGTCTTCTTTTAAAGATTTCTGTAAAATGATCTGCTATAGCATCTTTAACTTTTAAAGCTACAAATTTTGAAT includes:
- a CDS encoding DUF1800 domain-containing protein gives rise to the protein MKKTYKKLLHLYSRAGFGLDKKNADQLITNKDWVSTLVYPKEIKDLTYNLPKKPDAPLYKMEADDRMSMRKQMRQFSREINIKWLDEMAHGDNALVEKMTLFWHGHFACRITDPYKALQYTNILRKNGLGDFKKLIMEVSKSSAMIDYLHLKQNKKKKPNEDFARELCELFTLGRDTVYTENDVKEIARSFTGWNYKQKTLEYRFIPKQHDSGEKTIFNKTGNFEGEDVINMITSHEECSKYISTKLYAYFVNPVPNEKHIDLIAEKFYTSDYDIAATMSFIFNANWFYADENIGTKIKSPIELLVSLKKSFDLNPVNEQSWIIIQRNLDQELFNPPNVAGWPGDRDWIDSSRLAMRLRLPSILLNNGDIPIAYKENYDEDPNDNRNKKQMKYLRKFKCSIDWTLVEDAHQEDIKKCTLEELLIRGKLSNNAQNYLKANAYDGFKERVIQIISLPEYQLC
- a CDS encoding DUF1501 domain-containing protein, coding for MKRRSFLKKSSLLTAGTLFTPLFLQQTLGQIQEEYKGKKIVIIQFSGGNDGLNTVIPYLDDNYYKARPSIAIQKEDLIQLDNNLGINGQMKGFADLFHKGYVSVINNVGYPNPNRSHFRSMDIWHTASDANQYLNTGWLGRYMDAHCSKPREGIELDNTLSLAMKGSQIKGIAVDNPYTFYNTLKVGQFDTLASGEAENLNEDNQGYLYKTLTEANQSAEYIFEHSKVYKSKTTFPDTALGKNLKSIAELIQSGMDSKVYYASLGGFDTHAGQIPQQSKLLKQYSEGVSAFVEELEKTDHFKDTVIMTFSEFGRRVKQNASKGTDHGAANNVFIIGKNLKKEGIINENPDLVNLNRGDLIHSVDFRSIYADLLNNWLNVSSSEIMSKNINELSLI
- a CDS encoding THUMP domain-containing class I SAM-dependent RNA methyltransferase, which gives rise to MADQDQIFPMTAKTFFGLEEVLKKELIQIGATNVKAGNRAVTFEGDTEVLYKANLHLRTALKILLPIKQFRARNEQELYDRVKEINWAKYIDLEGTFAIDSTVWSETFTHSKFVALKVKDAIADHFTEIFKRRPNVDVSEPDIQVHIHISQRECILSLDSSGESLHRRGYRSEQRQAPLNEVLAAGIIMLTGWKGERPFLDPMCGSGTLLIEAAMIASNTAPGVKRKFAFMNWKQYDRKLWNQVLREAKRAVVEIEVPIVGSDIEREAIDISFANAERSGLDEDLRISKNSFFDRKPIGENGIIVCNPPYGERIGKDIEELYKQMGDKLKQDFSGYDAWIFSGNMQALKFVGLRPSKRIELYNGAIECRLAKYEMYRGKKD
- a CDS encoding sigma-54-dependent transcriptional regulator, whose protein sequence is MAKKILIIDDEKSIRYTLREILEFEEYEVDEAKDGEEALEKLVVNNYDVALCDVKMPKKDGIEVLTKAMEMGKAPQFIMISAHANIDIAVDATKKGAFDFISKPPDLNRLLLAVRNALDKSSLVQETKVLKKQVAKKYDIIGETEPVLQMKETIEKVAPTEARVLVTGPNGAGKELVARWLHGKSPRSKQQLVEVNCAAIPSELIESELFGHEKGSFTSAIKQRIGKFEQANDGTLFLDEIGDMSLSAQAKVLRALQENRITRVGGDKEIKVNVRVVAATNKDLKAMIKSGEFREDLYHRLSVIVIRVPSLAERKEDIPLLIKKFLKDIAGEYGRPETKITNGALDKMKEPAWTGNIRELRNVVERLTIMSPTEITKDDVERYAFL